The following proteins come from a genomic window of Nostoc sp. TCL26-01:
- a CDS encoding glycosyltransferase family A protein, protein MNNQPLLSIVTPTLGKFSDYWLENLLKITGSVQFILVYPPNTKIRTIDDPRITVIISPYKGEMPQRFVGLLNAQGKYLLALDDDDFVHPQVTDSVAKYFHRFPESWVLRLQKLNIDINDEKRIKQPWEPIPDIEQLDICKKTPENPYPYQKGNFQGLLEVPIAPLNKNFDWRYLIWPFINRKDNDGYHFENFNNIIWRTDLIQQALPELSQATKVLGAVTWIPSSGFDRLSGLFVQANFFEKDAIIGHWMPKPEQIRYIDKDPALKPPRFHVISDALLVKHFPQYGYLWNLVFSKLYGVPRTAGKLIKLKLVKKAVR, encoded by the coding sequence ATGAATAACCAACCACTACTATCTATAGTTACGCCGACATTAGGCAAATTTTCTGATTATTGGCTAGAAAATCTTTTAAAAATCACAGGTTCTGTCCAATTCATTTTAGTTTATCCTCCCAACACCAAAATTAGAACTATAGATGACCCCAGAATTACAGTAATAATCAGTCCCTACAAAGGCGAAATGCCACAAAGATTTGTGGGTTTACTCAACGCCCAAGGAAAATATCTTTTAGCCTTAGATGACGATGACTTTGTACATCCACAAGTGACTGACTCAGTAGCTAAATACTTTCACCGATTTCCCGAAAGTTGGGTGCTGAGATTACAAAAACTCAATATCGATATTAACGACGAAAAACGCATCAAACAACCTTGGGAACCAATACCCGACATCGAACAACTAGATATCTGTAAAAAAACACCAGAAAATCCTTATCCCTACCAAAAAGGCAACTTTCAAGGCTTATTAGAAGTTCCCATCGCGCCCTTAAACAAAAACTTTGATTGGCGTTACTTAATCTGGCCTTTCATCAACAGAAAAGACAATGACGGATATCACTTTGAAAACTTCAATAACATCATTTGGCGCACCGACTTAATTCAACAAGCACTCCCCGAACTTTCCCAAGCCACAAAAGTTTTAGGCGCAGTCACTTGGATACCTTCAAGCGGGTTTGATAGACTGTCTGGTTTATTTGTTCAAGCTAACTTTTTCGAGAAAGATGCTATCATCGGTCACTGGATGCCGAAACCAGAACAAATCCGATACATCGACAAAGATCCAGCCTTAAAGCCACCAAGGTTTCATGTCATTTCTGATGCGTTATTAGTCAAGCATTTTCCTCAATATGGTTATTTGTGGAATCTGGTATTTAGTAAATTATATGGTGTGCCGAGAACAGCAGGTAAGTTAATCAAGTTAAAGTTAGTGAAGAAAGCAGTAAGATAA
- a CDS encoding AAA family ATPase: MNADYISTLQNIFRAITLSSNESDVEQKVVIPLLRILGYTSADWQSQVVVLQSKLDFLVGQPDSKLVIPAYLIIEVKAPSKNIAHSVWQINNYMRSTGSVLGLLTNGYNFRILYNCEEKITTIAEYSQPTLIDKYSLFHKVLSKKTYLNFTSIVYKTQQNIRLQFLNSISQALKQEGMLGLFNKTKANSAPNQQTTEEKVELSNIKKDKKSMIITVFNNKGGVGKTTTTINLAAALNKLGKRVLLIDIDAQANLTMGLGIDPLDDIEQKGKKDITHLLTEPRTKLEDTIVTTSWGDVQLDLVPSHIRLSRMETTLNQTVDSDRLLAKKLKKHDYDFVLIDPPPSFGKVNSISLMASSAILIPTQLSAYAIRALEYVLDRTNEVEQLTDEPLPILGIAVSMYDQKSSSYNKSMVVRLFDILEKSGGMNKVELFPETTWIPRLNIVSVCQDKGYPLYQGEFDDRLTSQDKEAAQKVLERYINLANHLIQITNGDLKNNG, translated from the coding sequence ATGAATGCTGATTACATCTCAACTCTGCAAAACATTTTTCGAGCAATTACATTAAGTAGTAATGAGTCTGATGTTGAGCAAAAAGTGGTAATTCCTCTCTTGCGTATTCTTGGATATACTAGTGCTGACTGGCAATCTCAAGTAGTAGTTTTACAATCCAAACTTGATTTTTTAGTAGGGCAACCAGACTCAAAGTTAGTCATACCTGCTTATTTAATTATTGAAGTAAAAGCACCTAGTAAGAACATTGCTCACAGTGTTTGGCAGATTAATAATTATATGAGGAGTACAGGATCTGTTCTTGGTCTATTAACCAATGGTTATAACTTTCGTATACTTTATAATTGTGAAGAAAAAATTACAACGATAGCAGAGTATTCACAACCAACTCTTATTGATAAATACAGCCTGTTTCATAAAGTTTTATCTAAAAAAACTTATTTAAACTTTACATCTATTGTGTATAAAACTCAACAAAATATTCGGTTACAGTTTTTAAATTCAATTTCGCAAGCATTAAAACAAGAAGGTATGCTGGGTTTATTTAACAAAACTAAAGCAAATTCTGCACCAAATCAGCAGACTACAGAAGAAAAAGTTGAACTTTCAAATATTAAGAAGGACAAAAAATCGATGATTATTACAGTATTTAATAACAAAGGAGGCGTAGGAAAAACAACTACTACTATAAATCTTGCTGCTGCTTTAAACAAGCTAGGTAAGCGTGTCTTGCTAATTGATATTGATGCTCAAGCTAACTTGACAATGGGACTAGGAATAGATCCATTGGATGACATTGAGCAGAAAGGAAAAAAAGATATTACCCATCTACTGACTGAACCTAGAACTAAGTTAGAAGACACAATAGTTACAACAAGTTGGGGAGATGTTCAATTAGACTTAGTTCCATCACATATTCGCTTGAGTCGAATGGAAACTACTCTTAACCAGACAGTAGATAGTGATCGTTTATTAGCAAAAAAACTGAAAAAACATGATTATGATTTTGTACTTATCGATCCACCTCCCTCTTTTGGTAAAGTTAACAGTATATCGTTAATGGCATCATCAGCTATCCTGATTCCTACTCAGTTATCAGCGTATGCAATTCGAGCTTTGGAATATGTATTGGATAGAACAAATGAGGTAGAGCAGTTAACAGATGAACCTTTACCTATTTTAGGGATAGCTGTTAGTATGTATGATCAAAAATCTTCCAGTTATAACAAGTCTATGGTTGTAAGACTTTTTGATATCTTAGAAAAGAGCGGTGGAATGAACAAAGTGGAGCTTTTTCCAGAAACTACTTGGATTCCGCGTCTGAATATTGTTTCTGTTTGTCAAGATAAAGGATATCCACTGTATCAAGGTGAATTTGACGATAGGTTAACATCTCAAGATAAAGAAGCTGCACAAAAAGTTTTAGAACGGTATATAAATTTAGCTAATCATTTAATTCAAATTACAAATGGAGATTTAAAAAATAATGGATAG
- a CDS encoding DUF4276 family protein produces MIRVNVFVEGQTEETFVRELLYGYFLEKNIYLNPILVKTSSTGKGGVVSYAKIKPQLNRKCLEDKTAIATTMFDMYALPNDFPESLMFFQ; encoded by the coding sequence ATGATTCGAGTCAATGTTTTTGTAGAAGGGCAAACTGAGGAAACTTTTGTTAGAGAATTGCTTTACGGGTATTTTCTAGAGAAAAATATCTACCTCAATCCGATTCTTGTCAAAACCAGTTCTACTGGTAAGGGTGGGGTGGTCAGTTATGCCAAAATCAAGCCCCAATTAAATCGTAAGTGCTTGGAAGACAAAACAGCGATCGCCACTACAATGTTTGATATGTACGCCTTACCTAACGATTTTCCAGAGAGCTTAATGTTTTTTCAATGA
- a CDS encoding AAA family ATPase, which produces MTGMNSNKQLSRIVLKGFKSIASCDLEFSRLNILIGANGAGKSNFIGFFRMVGQLLEQNLQVFVSRQGSPDALLHFGRKTTEQLEFQLYFGDNGYFATLEATKDNRLMFARESFWWNMSGEHELGRGHFETKAFTGTETQINQYVLSAMQQWRVYHFHDTSDSAYIKQLHGINDNAYLRPDARNLASFLYLLRDSYPASYQRIIKTIRLVAPFFGDFYLRPVPQNKEVIELEWFERGQDIPFKAHLLSDGTLRFMCLATVFLQPEDLQPETILVDEPELGLHPYAITVLAALMRTASKQVIVSTQSVELLNEFVANDVIVVDRNQGTSSLRRLNQDELSAWLLDYSLGELWRKNLLGGRPAR; this is translated from the coding sequence ATGACGGGGATGAACAGTAACAAACAATTGTCGAGAATAGTCTTAAAAGGCTTCAAGTCAATTGCCTCGTGTGACTTGGAATTCTCCAGACTGAATATTTTGATTGGCGCTAATGGGGCAGGAAAATCCAATTTTATCGGCTTCTTCCGCATGGTTGGGCAGTTGCTGGAGCAGAACCTACAAGTTTTTGTCAGTCGCCAAGGCAGTCCTGATGCCTTATTGCATTTTGGCAGGAAAACAACGGAGCAATTAGAGTTTCAGCTATACTTCGGTGATAATGGGTACTTCGCCACCTTGGAAGCAACCAAAGATAATCGCTTGATGTTCGCTAGAGAATCCTTTTGGTGGAACATGAGTGGTGAACATGAACTAGGTAGAGGTCATTTTGAGACAAAAGCTTTCACTGGCACAGAAACCCAAATTAATCAGTATGTTTTGTCAGCCATGCAGCAATGGCGAGTTTATCATTTTCATGATACGAGTGACAGTGCTTACATAAAACAACTGCACGGTATCAATGACAATGCTTATCTGCGTCCTGATGCCCGCAACCTTGCATCCTTTCTCTATCTGTTGCGTGACAGTTACCCGGCATCCTATCAAAGAATCATCAAAACCATTCGGCTTGTTGCACCGTTCTTTGGGGACTTTTATCTGCGTCCTGTTCCTCAAAACAAGGAAGTGATTGAGTTGGAATGGTTTGAGCGAGGACAGGATATTCCGTTTAAGGCACACTTGCTTTCGGATGGTACGCTGCGTTTTATGTGTTTAGCAACGGTTTTTCTACAACCTGAAGACCTCCAGCCAGAAACTATTCTAGTTGATGAGCCAGAACTAGGACTTCATCCCTATGCTATTACAGTGCTGGCTGCGCTGATGCGTACTGCCTCTAAACAAGTGATTGTTTCTACTCAGTCCGTCGAACTGCTCAACGAATTTGTGGCTAACGATGTGATTGTTGTAGACCGTAATCAAGGGACATCCTCCCTACGCAGGCTGAATCAGGATGAGTTGTCAGCATGGCTATTAGATTATAGCTTGGGTGAGCTTTGGCGGAAGAATCTTCTAGGCGGGAGACCAGCACGATGA
- a CDS encoding GTP-binding protein — MGNLQETHLNRARASLRQALSWYGYLRKSGHLSSNPELAGFVKPELEILNATLSKLDSNVIRIAVFGLVSRGKSAVLNALLGSKILQTGPLNGVTQWPRSVRWQPGDKVIVELIDTPGLDEIQGESRAKMARDVVQQADLILFVVSGDITRTEYQTLLELRHAQKPLILVFNKIDLYPDTDRGAIYQNLQQLGAGNPQAKPLLPDEIVMVAAEPAPMEVRVEWPDGRVSYEWETPPPQVHELRQTILNILNREGRSLLALNALIQARDAEAAIAQKTIDIRQQEAEDIIWQFTKYKALAVGLNPVAFLDIIGGTFADLALIRSLARLYGLPMTSFEAGKVFKTILFSSGGLLLGELASGLLFGLGKSTAALTSGDNPTNITAFAGSAIAQAGIAGYGAYAVGKAAQIYLEKGCTWGQLGASTVIQEILSQVDKNTILYRLQQELGMKY; from the coding sequence GTGGGAAATTTGCAAGAAACTCATTTAAACCGCGCCCGTGCCAGTCTTAGACAAGCACTGTCTTGGTATGGATATCTTCGCAAGTCAGGACATTTATCATCTAACCCAGAATTGGCTGGTTTTGTGAAGCCAGAATTGGAAATATTAAACGCCACACTCAGCAAGCTAGACTCTAATGTGATTAGAATTGCCGTTTTTGGGTTAGTGAGTCGGGGTAAGTCGGCGGTGTTGAATGCCTTGCTGGGGAGTAAGATTTTGCAGACTGGCCCCCTTAATGGTGTGACGCAATGGCCGCGTTCTGTGCGCTGGCAACCGGGTGACAAGGTGATAGTAGAATTAATTGATACACCTGGGCTGGATGAGATTCAGGGAGAGTCACGGGCAAAAATGGCGCGGGATGTGGTGCAGCAGGCTGATTTGATTTTGTTTGTAGTATCTGGTGATATTACCCGGACTGAATACCAAACACTGTTAGAATTAAGACATGCGCAAAAACCATTGATTTTGGTATTTAATAAGATTGATTTATACCCGGATACAGACAGGGGAGCAATTTATCAAAATCTACAACAACTAGGTGCGGGGAATCCCCAAGCCAAGCCTTTGTTACCAGATGAAATTGTCATGGTGGCGGCGGAACCTGCACCGATGGAAGTCAGGGTGGAATGGCCTGATGGGAGGGTGAGTTACGAATGGGAAACACCACCGCCACAGGTACATGAACTTAGACAGACTATTTTAAACATTCTCAACCGAGAAGGCCGATCGCTCTTAGCTTTAAATGCCCTAATTCAAGCACGGGATGCCGAAGCAGCGATCGCTCAAAAAACTATTGACATCCGCCAACAAGAAGCGGAAGATATCATCTGGCAATTTACTAAGTACAAAGCCCTGGCTGTGGGGTTAAATCCTGTGGCTTTTTTAGATATCATCGGGGGAACCTTTGCTGATTTAGCGCTGATACGTTCCTTAGCACGGTTGTATGGCTTGCCCATGACTAGCTTTGAAGCTGGGAAAGTTTTTAAAACCATTTTATTCAGTTCTGGTGGCTTATTACTGGGAGAATTGGCTAGTGGTTTGCTCTTTGGTTTAGGTAAGAGTACTGCGGCCTTAACCAGTGGGGATAATCCTACCAATATTACTGCCTTTGCGGGGAGTGCGATCGCTCAAGCCGGAATCGCTGGTTATGGAGCCTATGCTGTGGGGAAAGCTGCCCAAATATATCTAGAAAAAGGCTGCACTTGGGGACAATTAGGTGCTAGTACTGTCATTCAAGAAATCCTTTCACAAGTAGATAAAAATACAATTCTGTATCGGTTGCAACAAGAATTAGGTATGAAATATTGA
- a CDS encoding Calvin cycle protein CP12 — protein sequence MTMTFDVASANANSNQNGATNLETAILTAITEARNTCEQTGDGSANCAVAWDIVEELQAEKSHQLQAKKHKNSLENFCDRHPEALECLIYDV from the coding sequence ATGACAATGACCTTTGATGTAGCTTCAGCTAATGCCAACTCTAATCAAAACGGAGCTACCAATTTAGAAACAGCTATCTTAACAGCTATTACCGAAGCACGTAACACTTGTGAACAAACAGGTGATGGTTCGGCTAATTGTGCTGTAGCCTGGGATATCGTTGAAGAATTACAAGCAGAAAAATCTCACCAACTACAAGCCAAAAAACATAAAAATTCTCTAGAAAACTTCTGTGACCGACATCCAGAAGCGCTAGAATGTCTGATCTACGACGTTTAA
- a CDS encoding TlyA family RNA methyltransferase: MVKQRLDTLLVELDLCNSRTLAQRLIQAGEVMVNQQVIDKPGTEVDAAAEIKIKERSRFVSRGGEKLAKALELFAIPVTDRVCLDGGISTGGFTDCLLQAGAKLVYGVDVGYGQTDWGLRNNPQVKLRERTNLRQLQAEDLYGEDDPLPDLAVVDVSFISLTKILPAVWRLTQLPREAVLLVKPQFEVGKARVGKKGVVRNPDDQADAIFQVLQVAEALGWKYQGLTWSPITGPAGNIEYLLWLGTQNEIPPPDLTAIQQITQSAIANFAQS; this comes from the coding sequence TTGGTTAAGCAACGACTCGATACATTATTAGTAGAGTTGGATTTATGTAATTCTCGCACCTTGGCACAGAGGTTAATTCAGGCGGGGGAAGTGATGGTAAATCAACAGGTGATTGATAAGCCGGGGACAGAAGTTGATGCGGCGGCTGAGATTAAGATTAAAGAGCGATCGCGGTTTGTTTCCCGTGGTGGTGAGAAACTCGCCAAAGCTTTGGAATTATTCGCTATTCCTGTAACTGACCGGGTTTGTTTAGATGGTGGGATTTCTACAGGCGGCTTTACTGATTGTTTGCTGCAAGCCGGCGCTAAACTGGTTTATGGCGTTGATGTCGGTTATGGACAAACCGATTGGGGTTTACGAAATAATCCCCAGGTGAAGTTGCGAGAACGTACCAATTTACGGCAACTCCAAGCTGAGGATTTATACGGTGAGGACGATCCTCTTCCGGATTTAGCGGTGGTGGATGTATCGTTTATTTCCTTAACGAAGATTCTCCCGGCTGTCTGGCGACTGACTCAATTGCCCCGTGAGGCGGTGTTGCTAGTCAAGCCACAGTTTGAGGTGGGAAAAGCCCGTGTGGGTAAAAAAGGGGTTGTACGTAATCCTGACGACCAAGCTGATGCTATTTTTCAGGTTTTGCAAGTAGCTGAAGCATTGGGCTGGAAATACCAGGGTTTAACTTGGTCACCCATTACAGGCCCGGCGGGAAATATTGAATATCTGTTGTGGTTAGGAACCCAAAATGAAATACCACCACCAGATTTAACAGCAATTCAACAAATCACCCAATCAGCGATCGCTAATTTTGCTCAATCTTAA
- a CDS encoding Uma2 family endonuclease codes for MTQTQGELKLLTFDEFIAWYPENSEVRYELHDGVIVEMPKPKGEHSNLAGFLIEELLIAIREMGKRGIWTIPKESIIKPYRERSGYEPDIIVLNQETINTETRWKKESVIHNASSVKLIVEVVSTNWQDDYYDKLRDYEAMGIPEYWIVEDTALDGFPGLKQVSVDYAALGGRVFIGSPKVPTIFVCELIDGEYQMTPFRETNLIVSPTFPQLNLTVQQILDSVI; via the coding sequence ATGACTCAAACACAAGGCGAACTAAAGCTACTTACTTTCGATGAATTTATCGCATGGTATCCAGAAAACTCAGAAGTGCGTTACGAATTACATGATGGGGTGATTGTTGAGATGCCTAAGCCCAAAGGGGAGCATTCTAATTTGGCTGGTTTTTTGATTGAAGAATTACTCATCGCCATTAGAGAGATGGGTAAGCGTGGTATCTGGACTATACCTAAAGAGTCTATTATTAAACCATACCGTGAGAGGTCAGGGTACGAACCGGACATTATTGTTTTAAATCAAGAAACTATTAATACTGAGACACGCTGGAAAAAAGAATCAGTTATCCATAATGCTAGTTCGGTCAAACTAATAGTTGAAGTAGTTTCAACCAACTGGCAAGATGATTACTACGATAAGCTGCGTGACTATGAAGCTATGGGTATACCTGAATATTGGATTGTGGAGGACACTGCGTTGGACGGGTTTCCCGGCTTGAAGCAAGTGTCCGTTGATTATGCAGCCTTGGGTGGACGTGTATTTATTGGTAGTCCCAAAGTTCCCACTATTTTCGTCTGTGAATTGATTGATGGTGAATATCAAATGACACCCTTTAGAGAAACAAACCTAATAGTGTCTCCTACTTTTCCACAGTTGAATCTAACCGTACAACAAATTCTTGACTCGGTAATTTAA
- a CDS encoding DUF5615 family PIN-like protein codes for MKLLFDENLSPKLPNRLSDLFPNSLHVRGVGMKAAIDPIVWDYAKNNNLMIVSKDADMHDLSLVFGNPPKVIWLRLGNCSTLQVENLLRRDFNAIKLFYEDESLSLLALS; via the coding sequence ATGAAATTACTTTTTGATGAAAACTTGTCGCCCAAGTTGCCGAACCGTTTGAGCGATCTTTTCCCCAATTCGCTTCATGTTCGAGGTGTGGGTATGAAAGCAGCAATAGATCCAATAGTTTGGGATTATGCAAAAAACAATAATTTGATGATTGTCTCAAAAGATGCAGATATGCACGACCTAAGCTTAGTCTTTGGAAATCCACCAAAAGTTATTTGGCTTCGCCTGGGAAACTGTTCAACATTGCAAGTTGAAAATTTGCTGCGTCGAGATTTTAACGCAATCAAATTATTTTATGAAGATGAGAGCTTATCGCTGCTGGCTTTATCATAA
- a CDS encoding DUF433 domain-containing protein → MNYRNYITIEPNKRGGKPCVRSLRITVYEVLEYLASDMTEAEILDDFPDLTREDLKACIAYAADRERRFMTAPLSP, encoded by the coding sequence ATGAACTACCGAAACTACATCACGATCGAACCAAATAAACGCGGTGGTAAACCTTGTGTACGCAGCTTGCGAATTACAGTTTATGAAGTGCTGGAATACCTAGCTTCCGATATGACCGAAGCAGAGATTCTCGACGATTTTCCCGACCTGACAAGAGAAGATTTAAAAGCCTGCATTGCTTATGCTGCTGACCGTGAGCGTCGGTTTATGACTGCTCCACTATCCCCATGA
- a CDS encoding DMT family transporter, whose translation MLTVLISSLVLTFHNVTVRVLFSEHLLLGLFLVGGYVKPDLPNSFLLMFLRMLLVVPLMASLAFKLYPSALQELRELFSRQRWDVMCQAFGCGILMFLYIASLYIAIGLIPTGIALTLFFTYPVFTALLAWRFFGDRPTLFRWLVMGIILLGGVLTVPPSSDAYSSNDITIGILASVGSGIIYAFYNVIAQKCLEKFHPIPFTWISFASTLLLSGVSLLFFSPPSSQLDWTPIWIGSIFSGLVSFIGHTLNNQGIRLIGATKASIIGSSSPALTALVAWATISETLNLIQSVGIGVVTLGIALLSGEGFWRKRRSL comes from the coding sequence ATGTTGACGGTTTTAATATCCTCCTTGGTGTTGACGTTTCACAACGTTACGGTGCGAGTGTTGTTTTCTGAACATCTCTTACTGGGGTTATTTTTAGTTGGTGGATACGTAAAACCGGATTTGCCAAATTCGTTTTTGTTGATGTTTCTGCGGATGCTGTTAGTGGTTCCACTTATGGCATCTCTGGCATTTAAACTATATCCATCTGCCCTGCAAGAGTTACGAGAGTTGTTCAGCCGTCAACGCTGGGATGTGATGTGCCAAGCTTTTGGCTGTGGGATATTGATGTTTTTATATATTGCTTCACTCTACATTGCCATTGGCTTAATTCCTACAGGCATTGCTTTAACTCTCTTTTTCACCTATCCTGTATTCACAGCGTTGCTAGCTTGGAGATTTTTTGGCGATCGCCCGACACTTTTCCGTTGGTTAGTGATGGGTATTATTCTCCTGGGTGGTGTCTTAACAGTTCCCCCATCTTCTGATGCCTATAGCAGCAATGACATTACAATAGGTATCCTCGCCAGTGTTGGTTCTGGGATTATTTACGCCTTTTATAATGTCATCGCCCAAAAATGTCTAGAAAAATTCCATCCAATTCCCTTCACATGGATTAGTTTTGCTTCTACTCTGCTGCTTTCTGGTGTGAGTTTACTATTCTTTTCACCGCCTAGTAGTCAACTTGACTGGACACCCATATGGATTGGCAGTATATTTTCTGGGTTAGTCAGTTTTATCGGACATACACTAAACAATCAAGGAATTCGCTTGATTGGTGCAACTAAAGCCTCTATCATCGGTTCTAGCAGTCCAGCATTAACAGCATTAGTGGCCTGGGCAACAATTAGCGAAACTTTAAACCTGATTCAGAGTGTGGGGATTGGTGTTGTCACTTTGGGAATTGCTTTGTTGAGTGGAGAGGGATTTTGGCGTAAGCGTCGCTCATTGTAG
- a CDS encoding HAD family hydrolase, with product MLYSAIFFDLDGTLTDPQPGITRCFQYALSELGYSPPDADELHWCIGPPIQDSFSQLLKTGDDAVLQQAISLYRSRFATIGLFENSLYCQIPETLKTLRLAGYQTFVATSKPYIYATRIIEHFGLSSLFDGIYGSELDGRRSLKGELIQHILVKENFSPSDVVMVGDRQHDIIGAKQNQVTAIGVTYGYGTQAELQAHGADLLAHSPDEIAKLLVHS from the coding sequence ATGCTTTATTCTGCTATTTTTTTTGATTTAGATGGCACTTTAACAGATCCTCAGCCAGGGATCACTCGCTGTTTTCAGTATGCCCTTTCAGAACTCGGTTACAGCCCACCTGATGCAGATGAATTGCATTGGTGCATTGGCCCCCCTATTCAAGATAGCTTTTCGCAGTTATTGAAAACTGGTGATGATGCAGTGCTACAACAAGCTATTTCACTTTATCGGAGTCGCTTTGCCACGATAGGATTATTTGAAAACTCGCTGTATTGCCAAATTCCCGAAACTCTCAAAACCCTGCGCTTGGCTGGCTATCAAACTTTTGTAGCGACATCAAAACCATATATTTATGCCACCCGCATTATTGAACATTTTGGCTTATCGTCACTGTTTGATGGTATTTATGGTAGTGAACTCGATGGCAGACGGAGTTTGAAAGGTGAGTTGATTCAGCATATTTTAGTCAAAGAAAATTTCTCACCGTCTGATGTAGTTATGGTAGGCGATCGCCAACATGATATCATTGGGGCCAAGCAAAATCAGGTAACTGCAATTGGTGTTACCTATGGTTATGGAACGCAAGCAGAATTACAAGCCCACGGTGCTGATTTGCTTGCTCATTCTCCAGATGAAATTGCCAAATTATTGGTTCATAGCTAA
- a CDS encoding O-methyltransferase yields the protein MNFTTGKNKESEDPEAIASIPPLVKKAESLAAQIDFTQSSLPEVGLLLRVLTSHITQGRIGEIGSGCGVGAAWIVSSLHPDSQFITVEIDSHLATNVQQLFINRSNVTVLQGDWHDLLTYAPFDLLFADGGRAKIVEPEILITALKPGGFILLDDLTPEEYWPPEWQGRSDPIREFWLKDTRIIATEIRVTAKSAVILATRIQ from the coding sequence ATGAATTTCACCACTGGAAAAAATAAGGAATCAGAAGATCCAGAAGCGATCGCTTCTATTCCTCCACTAGTCAAAAAAGCCGAATCCTTAGCAGCACAAATAGATTTTACCCAATCTTCTCTGCCAGAAGTCGGTCTTCTTTTACGTGTTCTCACAAGTCACATCACACAGGGACGAATTGGTGAAATTGGTAGTGGCTGTGGTGTCGGTGCTGCTTGGATTGTCAGTAGCTTACATCCTGATAGTCAATTCATTACTGTAGAAATTGATTCCCATCTAGCCACAAATGTTCAACAATTATTTATAAATAGATCCAATGTTACTGTACTTCAAGGTGACTGGCATGACTTACTCACTTATGCCCCCTTTGATTTGTTATTTGCTGATGGTGGAAGAGCAAAAATTGTTGAACCGGAAATATTAATTACTGCCCTCAAGCCTGGAGGTTTTATTTTGTTGGATGATCTCACACCCGAAGAATATTGGCCTCCAGAATGGCAAGGAAGGAGTGATCCCATCAGAGAATTTTGGTTGAAAGATACTCGCATTATAGCTACTGAAATTCGTGTCACAGCAAAAAGTGCAGTAATTTTAGCAACGCGCATTCAATAA
- a CDS encoding PadR family transcriptional regulator, with protein sequence MSLAHAILGFLQKQNMTGYDLKTSCFDKCLAHLWPADQAHIYKTLEKLLEQDWITCNVEIQQDRPNRKVYSLTAAGNAELLRWLQCSQSLPTIREPLLVQLFFATQLPNEAIVNLLEKQLAAHYEKVNDCQTIKLSPFNETLADREQLVYQLIQELIMRREQIYIDWLKSTIELLQLE encoded by the coding sequence ATGTCTCTAGCACACGCAATTCTTGGTTTCCTGCAAAAGCAAAACATGACAGGTTATGATCTGAAAACGAGTTGTTTTGACAAATGTCTGGCTCACCTTTGGCCAGCAGATCAAGCACATATTTACAAAACTTTAGAAAAGCTACTGGAGCAAGATTGGATTACCTGTAATGTAGAAATTCAACAAGATCGCCCGAACCGTAAAGTCTACAGTCTTACAGCAGCCGGAAACGCTGAGTTGTTGCGCTGGCTGCAATGCTCCCAATCCTTACCTACCATCCGCGAACCTTTGCTTGTACAATTATTTTTTGCGACGCAGTTACCCAATGAGGCGATCGTTAATTTGCTGGAAAAACAATTAGCTGCTCACTATGAAAAAGTTAATGATTGTCAAACTATCAAGCTCTCTCCATTTAATGAAACCCTAGCAGATCGTGAGCAACTAGTCTATCAACTAATACAGGAATTAATTATGCGCCGTGAACAGATTTATATTGATTGGCTCAAGTCAACTATTGAGCTATTGCAACTTGAATAA